One Acidimicrobiales bacterium genomic window, ATCCCCCCACCGATGACTGCAACCTTCACGTGCGTTCTCCTCGTTCGATGCGATGTGGTCTGTCGATCTGATGTGCGCTGCCGGTGTCGTGTGCGCTGCGACTCACGTGCGGCCCTCCATGATCCCGTCGGCGCCGGTCAGCCATGTCGCCAGTCCCGCCACGGGGACGGCGCACAGAACCGCCTCGACGATCTGCGCCTCCGAGCAGCCCGCCCGACGGGCACCGTTGGCGTGGACGTTGATGAACCGGCTCGAGAACTCGGCGGCGTTGATGGTGCACAACAACAGCTCGGAGTGCTCGGCGGCGAGCGTGTTCTCCGCCAGGGACCACTGGCGCATCAGCACGTAGCCCTCGAGAGCGCGCGACGCCTCGTCTGCCATCAACTCGACGTAGCCGGGCACGGTCTCGAACACCGACGCGAAGTAGTCGCGGGCGGCCTGCTCATCGACGGCGAAGTCCGGAACCTCACCGACGGGTTCGCCGATCGTCTCGTCGAAGACCTCGTCGATGGCGGCGGCGAGTGTCGAATAGACCCCTTCGCCCCGCGAGATCAGCACGGTGAGCGCCGCCCCGCGGGCATCGGACACCACGAGTCCGAGGTCCCTGCTGCGGCTGAGTTCGTGGCGGGTCATGTCGGCGTGGCCCTTCACCGCGGAGGCGCACGCCATGTACAAGGCCTTGAAGCGCGCCTCACACGCACCGTCGGTGTCGCAGACCTCGCGGATACGCGCGTAGCCCTCGGCGAACTTCGGGCTCACGGCGGCGATCTCACCGGAACGCAGGACGGGGCTGCCCAGCGTCGTGTGATCCGCGTTCTGTGACATCGGCTCCCCCTGTGATGCGCGACGACTATCGAGCTCAGTCCGAGTTTGACGCAGTCAGCGCTGCGTTGCGATTCGAGCCGGGACTCCGGTCACCCGGCAACGGCGACGTCGGCCGTCAGAGCTTCGCGACCTCGCCGCCGTCGATGACGAAACACGACCCGGTCGCGAACTCCGACAACGGCGAAGCCAGGTAGCAGACCAGGGGCCCGATCTCTTCGGGTCGCCCCATGCGACGCGCCGGGATCTTCTTCAGGCGCGCCTCGAGGAACTTCGGGTCCGACACCACGGCGTCCTGGGCCGCCGTCTCGAACGCGCCGGGGGCGATCACGTTCACGCGGATCTTGTGCTTGGCCCACTCCCCCGACAGGGCCTCGGTGAGCCGCAACAGGCCGCCCTTGGACGACGAGTAGGACACGAGCATCGGCTTTCCCTTCGTGGCCGACGTCGACGCGATGTTGATCACCGAGCCCGGCTTGCCGGCCTCGATCCAGTGGATCGCCGCGGCCCGTGCGAGCGTCGCCGGCGCCACCAGGTTGATGGCGAGGACCTTCTCCATGAGGTCGATCCCCTGATCGATGAACTTCCCGCCCGGCGCGATGCCGGCGTTGTTGACGATCGCGTCGAGCCGGCCGAATCGGTCCAGGGCGACACCCACGAGCCCTTCCACCGCTTCACGGTCCGCCATGTCGCACTGGGCGACCTCGTACGCGTCGGGGTTCTCGGCGGCGAGCGCCTCGAGGTCGTCGAGGCTGCGGGCCGCCACGACGACCTTCGCCCCCTCGGCGACCAGCGCACGCGCGGAGGCCTCCCCCAGGCCACGGCTGGCACCGGTGACGATCGCGACGGTTCCTTCGAGTTGCAGATCCATGTCAGTCGACCTCCTGGACGAGACGGGCCGCCACGCCGAGGCGCAGGACCTCCGACGCGCCTTCGTACACCCGCATCGGACGGGCCTGGCGGTAGTACTTCTCGATCTTCGAGCCGCGGATCAGGCCCCAACGACCCATCACCTGCACGCAACGGTCCACCACCTTGGTGGCCGACTCGGTGGCGTCGAGCTTGGCGAGCGACGACCGGTCGAGGTTCGCAGCCGGATCGACCCGGGCCCGCGAGGCGGTCTGGTAGGTCAACAGACGCGTGGACTCCAGGTCCGCGTAGGCGTCGGCGAGCAGGCTCGCCACCGGCCCGAGCTTCGCCAGCGGTCGGCCGAACTGTTCACGCGAGCGCGTGTGACGCACGGCCTCTTCGATCGCCCCCTCCATCACACCGATCGCGGCGCCGGCGACGGAGATCCGGAACACCGACAAGGTGGCGAGCACGTGACGGAAACCCTTGCCGGGCTCACCGAGGCGAGCGGACGCGGGCAGTCGGACGCCCTCGAAGTCCACCTCGCCGAGAACGTGGGGGGCGATGATCTCGGGACTCGTGCCGATCTTCACGCCGTCGGCGTCGGCCGGCACGAGGACCAGCGAGTACAGGTCGTCGCCGTCGGGGCCGTCCTCACGACACAACGTGGTGAAGAATCCCGCCGATCCGGCGTTGGAGATGAACGACTTCTGCCCCGAGACGACGATCTCGTCGCCGTCGACCCGTAGGCGGGTGGTGAGCGACTTCAGGTCCGACCCGGCCACCGGCTCGGTGAGAGCCAGCGCGGCCAGCACCTCGGCGGACGCCACCTTGGGGAGCCAGTGCGCCTTCTGCTCTTCGGTACCGGCCACCGAGACCGCGTAGGAGCCGATGCCCTGGAGGGCGAAGATCGAGTCCAGGTGCGACGACACCTTCATGCACGCCTGACGGGCGAGACACACGGCCAGAGGGTCGACCCCCTCGAAGCGCCCACCGTACGCCGCGGGCACCATCAGCTCCGAGAGCCTGCTGCCACGCAGCACGGCGAGTGTGGGCTCGTGGATCTGCGAGCACTCGTCGGCCTCCATGGCGAACGGCTCACACCGTGCCGCCACCTCCCGTGCCTCTTCGAGAATCTCAATGTCGGGCGGGTCGAGTTCGAAAGCCAACTGTGTTCCTTCCTAGGATGCGCTGGCACAGTACACAATCCATCAGGGGGGACTCATGGCCGACGTCATCGTCGACCGGCGCGATCAGGTTCTGTGGCTGACGCTGAACCGGCCGGAGCGGATGAACTCGTACGACCGCGGGACCATCGACGAGCTCGTCGAGGCCTTCTACGAGAACGCCGACGCCAGGGTCACCGTCATCACCGGCACCGGCCGTGCGTTCTGTGCGGGCGGCTACCTCGCCAACCTGTCGAACCCCGACTTCTGGGAGATCCGGAAGATGTTCACGGGCTCCATGCTGCTGTTCGACACGATCCGCCAGGCCCCGATGCCCGTCATCGCCGCCGTCAACGGGGGCGCCTTCGGCGGCGGCAACGAACTGGTCGTGTGCTGCGACCTCGCCATCGCAGCCGAGAGCGCCCAGCTCGGCCAGACCGGGGTCAAGGTCGGCTCGGCGCCGGTGCTCGGCGGTACGAACCTGCTCGCGATGACCATCGGCGAGAAGCGCGCCAAGGAGATCTCGTTCCTGTGCCGCAAGTACACGGCGCAGCAGGCCTACGACATGGGCTGGATCAACGCCGTCGTCCCCGACGACCAGCTCGAGGCCGAGGTCAACCAGTGGTGCGACGAGATCATCTCGATGTCGGCGCGCTACATG contains:
- a CDS encoding enoyl-CoA hydratase-related protein; the encoded protein is MADVIVDRRDQVLWLTLNRPERMNSYDRGTIDELVEAFYENADARVTVITGTGRAFCAGGYLANLSNPDFWEIRKMFTGSMLLFDTIRQAPMPVIAAVNGGAFGGGNELVVCCDLAIAAESAQLGQTGVKVGSAPVLGGTNLLAMTIGEKRAKEISFLCRKYTAQQAYDMGWINAVVPDDQLEAEVNQWCDEIISMSARYMEVAKASSNLYYNANRDNMLTSLGALLQAVGSPDMLEGARAFMEKRKPQFPPRDTGTGGAG
- a CDS encoding acyl-CoA dehydrogenase family protein; this translates as MAFELDPPDIEILEEAREVAARCEPFAMEADECSQIHEPTLAVLRGSRLSELMVPAAYGGRFEGVDPLAVCLARQACMKVSSHLDSIFALQGIGSYAVSVAGTEEQKAHWLPKVASAEVLAALALTEPVAGSDLKSLTTRLRVDGDEIVVSGQKSFISNAGSAGFFTTLCREDGPDGDDLYSLVLVPADADGVKIGTSPEIIAPHVLGEVDFEGVRLPASARLGEPGKGFRHVLATLSVFRISVAGAAIGVMEGAIEEAVRHTRSREQFGRPLAKLGPVASLLADAYADLESTRLLTYQTASRARVDPAANLDRSSLAKLDATESATKVVDRCVQVMGRWGLIRGSKIEKYYRQARPMRVYEGASEVLRLGVAARLVQEVD
- a CDS encoding glucose 1-dehydrogenase; its protein translation is MDLQLEGTVAIVTGASRGLGEASARALVAEGAKVVVAARSLDDLEALAAENPDAYEVAQCDMADREAVEGLVGVALDRFGRLDAIVNNAGIAPGGKFIDQGIDLMEKVLAINLVAPATLARAAAIHWIEAGKPGSVINIASTSATKGKPMLVSYSSSKGGLLRLTEALSGEWAKHKIRVNVIAPGAFETAAQDAVVSDPKFLEARLKKIPARRMGRPEEIGPLVCYLASPLSEFATGSCFVIDGGEVAKL